Proteins from a genomic interval of Microbacterium imperiale:
- a CDS encoding ABC transporter ATP-binding protein, giving the protein MPRTSEAVAPRIRLVDVHKDFRLRHTHSIKETFLAAVRRKPLTTDFHALDGVSFDIAPGDAVALLGFNGSGKSTVLKMISGVLRPDSGEVLTRGRIAGLIEVGAGFHPDLSGRENIFLNAAILGMSRRETEERYDDIVAFSEIERFIDTEVKHYSSGMFLRLAFSVAIHTEVDILLIDEILSVGDEPFQQKCLQRIRELHAAGKTLVVVSHDLDMVSQLCERGILLRDGKVAFDGRSDLAVERMRA; this is encoded by the coding sequence ATCCGCCTTGTGGACGTCCATAAGGACTTCCGACTGCGCCACACGCACTCGATCAAGGAGACGTTCCTCGCCGCCGTGCGGCGCAAACCCCTCACCACGGACTTCCACGCGCTCGACGGCGTGAGCTTCGACATCGCGCCCGGCGACGCGGTGGCGCTTCTCGGCTTCAACGGTTCGGGCAAGTCCACAGTTCTGAAGATGATCTCCGGCGTGCTGCGTCCTGACTCCGGCGAGGTCCTGACCCGTGGCCGCATAGCCGGGCTCATCGAGGTGGGCGCGGGTTTCCACCCCGACCTCTCCGGCCGCGAGAACATCTTCCTGAACGCTGCGATCCTCGGGATGAGCCGGCGCGAGACCGAGGAGCGCTACGACGACATCGTCGCGTTCAGTGAGATCGAGCGGTTCATCGACACCGAGGTCAAGCACTACTCGTCCGGCATGTTCCTTCGGCTCGCCTTCTCGGTCGCGATCCACACCGAGGTCGACATCCTTCTCATCGACGAGATCCTCTCGGTGGGCGACGAGCCGTTCCAGCAGAAATGCCTGCAGCGGATCCGCGAGCTCCACGCCGCGGGAAAGACGCTGGTCGTCGTTTCTCACGACCTGGACATGGTTTCGCAACTGTGCGAACGCGGAATCCTGCTGCGCGACGGCAAGGTGGCATTCGACGGTCGAAGCGATCTCGCAGTCGAGCGCATGAGGGCCTGA
- a CDS encoding M23 family metallopeptidase yields the protein MDPTAGEEGRGAAEPLLSRRSLILGSVAAGAIVVGSASSARAFTYQLRSQAEHDALPITWGYPFDSPADRRLGVDGYPGPTYSGHIGVDFFTVPRVGTRVLAVANGTVSQIGDDGEVGRGVFVVVQHAAGVRSEYLHLERGSIAVRVGQPISRWTPLGRTGWTGDVRPKEPLSGHLHLAIFSGPHRTGVVWNPVWLVADAPTPGGTIPEPTPTNYEDDMAYPFRVDNKHLFLVSPGFIKHFSDSGPADLTRNIVASNDEWISLGSADFLKQLDSFGVPRNMVDLTVGRVFDVSAGQMVVGGMWSWAREAQQNTRAILAALNNRP from the coding sequence ATGGATCCGACGGCGGGCGAGGAGGGGCGAGGCGCGGCTGAGCCCCTTCTCTCCCGACGTTCGCTGATCCTGGGCTCGGTCGCCGCCGGGGCGATCGTCGTCGGCTCCGCGTCGAGCGCTCGAGCCTTCACCTATCAGCTGCGATCGCAGGCCGAACACGATGCCCTCCCCATCACCTGGGGGTACCCGTTCGACAGCCCGGCCGACCGCAGGCTCGGCGTCGACGGCTATCCCGGCCCCACCTACAGCGGGCATATCGGCGTCGACTTCTTCACCGTGCCCCGGGTGGGCACGCGCGTGCTGGCCGTCGCGAACGGCACCGTGAGCCAGATCGGCGACGACGGCGAGGTCGGACGTGGCGTGTTCGTCGTTGTTCAGCACGCCGCGGGCGTGAGATCCGAGTACCTGCATCTCGAGCGCGGGAGCATTGCGGTGAGGGTGGGGCAGCCCATCAGCAGATGGACGCCGCTCGGCCGCACGGGCTGGACGGGCGACGTGCGACCGAAGGAACCGCTGAGCGGGCACCTGCATCTGGCGATATTCTCCGGGCCGCATCGGACCGGGGTTGTCTGGAACCCGGTGTGGCTCGTCGCAGACGCCCCGACGCCCGGCGGGACGATCCCGGAACCGACACCGACAAACTACGAGGATGACATGGCCTATCCCTTCCGCGTCGACAACAAGCACCTCTTCCTCGTGTCCCCGGGGTTCATCAAGCACTTCTCGGACTCGGGGCCGGCTGACCTCACCCGCAACATCGTGGCGTCGAACGACGAGTGGATCTCTCTCGGGTCGGCCGATTTCCTGAAGCAGCTGGACTCCTTCGGCGTCCCGCGGAACATGGTGGATCTCACCGTCGGACGCGTGTTCGACGTATCCGCGGGTCAGATGGTCGTCGGTGGCATGTGGTCGTGGGCGCGCGAAGCGCAGCAGAACACGCGAGCGATCCTGGCGGCGCTGAACAACCGACCCTAG